One genomic region from Bacteroidota bacterium encodes:
- a CDS encoding DUF4476 domain-containing protein, with translation MKNLFTLLLLVVGLAKTGFAQNCTTPVSASVFQNGFNAIAVTQGDQNKLIRANRFVGDKCLSSAQVKTIAMLFTADSMRLDFCKTAYPRTTDPANFYDVYDAFGSFSNALRLYNFVENYSVPVVTTPAPPQVSFPNYAYPDTVRYTGKKGCAGPAMADASFMTAAQNVFTQPTDEAKYVAVQDVSSRNCLTFAQAMKLASLFRSDDYKMRVLTTTFPVVYDQEHYTSGIVLFSTTQLQTNWTNYAVAYLTPPPAACLVTDAEFKKLLKDVQDKRFASEKMPLIEMLSKDRCFSVTQIRALGMEFSFGEERMKVYKMLYKKCTNQKDYYQVVDDLQFDSEKAEMRRYINAGGK, from the coding sequence ATGAAAAACCTCTTTACTCTCCTTCTGCTTGTTGTTGGATTAGCCAAAACGGGCTTTGCACAAAACTGTACCACGCCGGTAAGTGCATCTGTATTTCAAAACGGATTCAACGCCATTGCCGTTACACAGGGCGATCAGAACAAGCTTATCCGCGCCAACCGGTTTGTGGGCGACAAATGCCTTTCTTCGGCGCAGGTTAAAACCATTGCCATGCTTTTTACGGCCGATTCGATGCGACTGGATTTTTGCAAAACGGCATATCCGCGCACCACAGACCCGGCCAACTTTTACGATGTGTATGATGCTTTCGGCTCATTTTCAAACGCATTGCGTTTATACAATTTCGTAGAAAACTATTCTGTGCCCGTAGTCACCACGCCTGCCCCGCCGCAGGTTTCGTTTCCCAACTATGCCTACCCCGATACGGTGCGCTACACCGGCAAAAAAGGCTGTGCGGGCCCGGCAATGGCTGACGCCTCTTTTATGACTGCTGCACAAAATGTATTTACACAGCCTACCGACGAGGCAAAGTATGTAGCTGTGCAGGATGTCTCCAGCCGCAACTGCCTTACGTTTGCACAAGCCATGAAACTGGCCTCGCTCTTCCGCAGCGACGATTACAAAATGCGCGTACTCACCACCACTTTCCCGGTGGTGTATGATCAGGAGCACTACACTTCGGGCATTGTGCTATTTTCAACCACACAGCTGCAGACAAACTGGACAAACTACGCTGTGGCTTACCTCACGCCCCCGCCCGCGGCCTGCCTTGTGACGGATGCCGAGTTTAAAAAGTTGCTCAAAGACGTACAGGATAAACGTTTTGCCTCGGAGAAAATGCCGCTCATTGAAATGCTTTCAAAAGACCGTTGCTTTAGTGTGACACAAATACGCGCGCTTGGAATGGAGTTTTCGTTTGGCGAGGAGCGCATGAAGGTGTACAAGATGCTGTATAAAAAATGCACCAACCAGAAAGATTACTATCAGGTGGTGGATGATTTGCAGTTTGACAGCGAAAAGGCCGAAATGCGCCGCTATATTAATGCCGGAGGAAAGTAA